From the genome of Gemmatimonadota bacterium:
CCCGATCGCCGGTATCTTCCAGATGTTCGATGGGGTGCAGGGGGTCTCCAGCGGCATCCTGCGCGGGGCGGGGGACACGCGCGTCCCGATGTTGCTGAACGTGCTCGCCTACGCGGTGGTCGGACTTCCGCTGGGCGCGTGGCTCTGCTTCGCGGCCGGCTACGGCGCCGAGGGGATGTGGTGGGGGCTCGTGGCGGCGCTCGTGGTCGCCGCCGCGGCGTTGGGCTGGCGGGTCCACACACATCTCGGGCGCCAGCTCACGCGATTGGAGATCGACGCGCCCGCGTTGGACGGCGTCTCGAACCACTTCGACCGCGCCGTAGCGTCCTGACGCGCCGTAGCGTCCTGATGCACGACCGAAGAATCGTTTGTGCCGCACGCTCTCGACGCCGCGAGATTCCGGCGGTATCGTCTGGCCCATGTCCCCATCCTCTCGTCTGGTCCTGCGCGGGTCGAAGTTCGTGGCGTTGGGGGCGCTCACGGGCGCGTTCCTTGGGCTGATCACCTTCCTCCCGGGCGAGCTGGTGGCCACCGCTGATCAACCAGGCGGAGCGACCTTCTCGCTGCCGCTTGCGTGGGGCGTCTCGTGGGCGTGCGGCCGCGTGGGAGGGGTCGTGGGGCTGATCTTCTTTCTGATTCGGCGCACGCTCATGGGCGAAGTCGCCGATCCACGCGTCGTCTCTGATTCGGCGGAGCGTTCGGTCGACGTGCCGTCGGCAGCCCCGTTGCCGATTCCGTCGATCGCGCCGGCGGCGCTGCAGCCTGAGGCGTCCGGCCCCTGAGGCCAGCGGTCAGCGACTCGGGGAAACGCAGAGGGGCGACCAGTACACCGGTCGCCCCTTCATGTTATCACGGCGGCGGCCGCCGCCACTGGCGATGCGGCTCTCCCGCTAGACGCCCTTCTCCTCGAGCAGCGCCATGAACTCGGCGGGTGTCGTGATCGCCAAGAGCCGGTCGGGCACGTCGGCTTCCTTGCTGAACTGGGCGATTTTGCCGAGGACCGGGAGGTACTGGTTGGAGACCTCGAGCGGAGGCGCGACGATGAGAAAGAAGAACTTCACCGGCTTCTCGTCGATCGCCTTGAAGTCCAACCCGGACGACTTCCGCCCGAAGGCGACGCGCAGCTTGTTGACCACGAGCGAGCGGCAGTGCGGGATGGCGATGCTGCGCCCGATCCCGGTCGAGCCGAGGTTCTCGCGCCGCTTCAGCATCTTGAAGAGCATCGCTTCCGACTTGTCGTCCAGCCTGAGCAGCCCGATGAGCTCCTTGAGAATCTCGTCCTTCGTGTTCCCTTCGAGATCCAGCTTGATCGCATCTTCGGAGAAGAACTCGCGCAGCTCCATCGAACCCTCGAATCGTCCACGTGCCACGTAGCCGCCGCCTGGGGCGGCGCAATTCGCGCAGCTGATGAGTCAGCCCCGCGCCGGAAGACCGGGCAAGTTATCCCGTGCTGCAAGTCGTGTCAAAGCTTCACGTTGAATCGTTTCAGGGGCACCGCTAGCTTCCCGTGCATGGTGTTCCCGTATCCCGTCGCCCACGATGTTCCGCTGATCCTCGCCCCCATGGCCGGCGTATCGGAGTCGCCCTTTCGGCGACTCTGCCGACTGCACGGGGCCGACGTCGTGGTCACCGAATTCCTCTCGGCCGAAGGGATCCGGCGGGAGAACCGCGCGACGATCTCGAAGCTGCGGTTTGGCGCTGACGAGCGCACGATCGGCGTACAGATCTTCGGCGCCGATCCCGACGCGATGCGCGAGGCCGCCGCGCTGGTGACGGACGTCTTTCAGCCCGAGTACATCGACATCAATTTCGGATGCCCGGTCAAGAAGGTCGTCCGGCGCAACGGCGGATCGGGATGCCTTCGCGACCTCGATCTGGTCCAGTCCGTGATTCGGGCGGTCATCAGCGGGACAAAGCTCCCCGTGACCGTGAAGATTCGCTCGGGATGGAACGAGGAGATGCGCGACCCGGTGAAGATTGCGTTGGCGTGTCAGGCGGCAGGGGCGACCGTGATCGCGCTTCATCCGCGAACTCGCACACAGATGTACACGGGGCACGCGCACTGGGACGAGATCGCTCGCGTGAAGGAGGCGGTGGAGGTCCCCGTGATCGGCAACGGCGACATCAAGACTCCGTTCGACGCGCTGCGGATGCGTCAGGAGACCGGCTGCGATGGGGTGATGATCGCGCGCGGGTCGTTCGGGCAACCGTGGATCTTTCACCAGGCGCGAGCGCTGCTGGAAGGTCGCGAAATGCCCGCGACACCCGGCGTCGAGGAGCGATTCGCTATCGCGTTGTCACACGCGAAGATGGTGCAATCATATGAAGTGGATCCTCAGGGGGCGGCCATCGAGTTTCGCAAGCACCTCGGGTGGTATGTGAAGGGGCTCCCGAGCTCCGCGGATCTTCGCAAGCGACTGCACGCGGTGAATTCGTTCGACGAAGTCGAAGGGATCTTCGAGGAGTACCTGCGCGATCGTGATGCGCGGATTGCCGCTCGCGACGGGAGCGACGGGAGCGAGGGGAGCGAGGAGGGCGACATTCTCCCCGACGATCCGTCGCTGCAGGCGGCGGAAGCGTGACGTGAGCAGTCACCGCATTCTCGATCTCCTGGCCCTGGTCGCGGCGGGGGAGATGACTCCGTCGGCGGCCCTCGAGCGGCTGGCCCTCGCGCCGTACGAGACGCTCCCGTTCGCGACGATCGATCACCATCGAGCCCTTCGGCAGGGGTTTCCCGAGGTGGTGTTCGGCAGTGGCAAGACGACCGCGCAGATCGTGGCCATCGCGGAGCGACTGGCGGCGACGGGCGACGGCTTTCTGGTGACGCGTGCCGATGACGAAGCGCGAGCTGCCTTGGCTGCGCGTTTTCCGGAGGCGATCACCCATGCGTCGGCACGCACGGTGCGACTCCCTGGAGAGGTGCTGCCGCCCGCGGGCGTCGGCACGATTCTGATCGTTACGGCGGGGACGAGCGACCTTCCGGTTGCCGACGAGGCGGCGGAGACGGCGCTGGCGATGGGGAACACCGTCGCCCGATTGACGGACGTAGGGGTCGCGGGAATTCATCGTCTGCTGGCGCGCGGCGAGGAGCTTCGCGAGGCGCGCGTGGTGATCGTCGTCGCGGGAATGGACGGCGCGCTTCCTTCGGTGATTGGGGGATTGGTGAAGGGTCCGGTGATCGCGGTGCCGACCAGTGTGGGCTACGGAGTGGCCTTCAATGGCGTGGCCCCGCTGCTCACGGCGCTGAACTCGTGCGCCGCTGGGGTGACGGTGGTGAACATTGACAACGGTTTTGGGGCGGCGGTGGCGGCGTCCAGGATAACTCACGGGTAGGCAGAGTTTTCAACAAGGCGTACACGACGGCGCATCCCGTAGTTAGGGGTGCGCCATTTTCGTGCGCGTCATGTGGGAAAGGCACCGATGATCATAACTGGCAAATGGCAGAATTGACGGTGCCCATTTTCTCAACATAGCGTGACTTTGATGTTGCTTGGTGACATGTAATGACTCATGACCCCAAATCAGCTACTGCATCTGTACGCGATCCTCGCAATTCGGGCCATCGCAAGTGCCACAAGCACATAAGCTTGCATATCGTTCTCAAAAAGAAGATTTATCCACACAGTGAGCATTGGCTAAGCGAGTGAAGATTCGTGGCGGGTCCAAAGCGATGTAGGTGTGGCGTTAACGGAGTGTCTGCAAGAGAGAGTCTGCGGTGGCGCGAGCTGCGTGGTCGATGAGCCGACCAGGGACGTGACTCATTCGCCGGCGCTGTGCTGCAGGTGAGCGTCGGCGTCTAATCGCTGCCGGCGAATGAGGAGGTTCTCGTGACGAGCCGAATGGCGCAGGTGCCACCCGCCGAGTGATGGCGCGCGCCAGGCCACCGTGGGCTGCACACCGCGGCCCGCGTTCCGTGCGGCCCACGCCCCCTCGTCCCACGCCCCTCGTCCCACGCCCCACGGCCCACGTACCTCGTTACACGAACTGCGTGACACGCACCGCGCGCCAGGCGCCGCGCGACAGGCACCGTACACCCGACACCGTGCGCCCGACGCCGTGCGCGATCTATCGCGCTTCAGTCACCGCTCGCGGGAGCCCGGCGTTTATAGGTGGCCCACGTGACCGGCAACCCGAAGCCGGGCGGCGCAGGCGAGCGGCGCAGGCGAGCGGCGCAGGCGAGCGGCGCAGGCGGGCAACCCGGCGGGCGGCGCAGGCAGTCGGCGCAGGCAGTCGGCGCAGGCAGTCGGCGCAGGCGGGTGACAGGACCCAAACAGGGACGCGAGACGCGAGGTCGCCAGTCGAAGGAGGTGGCGCCGCCCAACATCCGACCTGCCTGCCGCGACCAAAGAAGGACGAGGGTCACTCCGTCACGGCGACCTCGCGGGAGCTGGTGAGAATGCCAGAGAGACGTGGTGGTGGAGACGCGGACAGGGGCCCTGAGGCCGCGAAGCGTCGAGCGCCTCTCGCTCGGGTCCATGCGGCAGGGCACAGCAACCAGTCGGTGCTGACGACGCTGGAAAGAAGTTGCTCGTGAGCTGTGCAATAAGTTCCACTGCACCAATGCATTGTGCGTCCAAGCTTACGTTGTACGCGAACTATCTCTGTTGACGCGACGCGGGCCACTCCATAGCTTCACCTCCGTAGCACACAACGGGGGCGACCTGGATTCGACGGGGTCGGTGACGCTGTGGCTGCGTGCCCAGCTGCTGAGCGCTGGTAAAACACTCGGCAAAATCATAACTGCCAACACTGAACTGGCCCTCGCCGCGTAACTCTTAGGAGTTGCTGCTGGCGTTGCTCCTGATGAAGCCTGCCCGAGGCGGCGTCTGGAGTATCGAAATATCGGGATAGCCCGGCGTCGCGCCTCTTGGCGCTGGGCGAACTCTTAAGGAGGCTTGTGCAGCAATGGGCCGCTCGCTGGCCAGTGGCTGCAGACCTTAATCGGCGAGCTACGCACGTAGATGCTGCGGTAGATCTTATCTCGGACCGGGGTTCGACTCCCCGCGCCTCCACTTCGGAAAACCCCAGCCGCTTGCGGTTGGGGTTTTCTGTTGCGACCATGCGAACCTGTCGTACGGGCGCCGCCTGCCCCGGCCCGAAGCCATCGAATGGGGCGGCATCTTCCTCTTTCTGAGCAACGCCGCATGACCTCCGGTCACAATACCGGTGCTGAGTCCGGGTCCGCCTCCGATGCCGGCGCCCACCTGGACTCCGGTGCGCACTCCGGGATGAACGCCGGGCGATTCCGAATCCCCAACCCGGCGCTCCACCGAACGTCGACGGTCCTGTTCGATAGCCTCGCGCACCTCCATGAGGTGCAGCGAACGGAAGCCGGAGGGGGCGCAGCGAGCCAGTATGCGACCTTCGGGACCCCGACCACCGCGGCGTTGGCGACGCTGGTCGCGGAGCGGGAGCAAGGGGTCGGTACGGTGTTCGCCCCGAGCGGACTGGGCGCGGTCTCGTTAGGGCTGCTCGCGGTGCTGCGAAGCGGTGACCATCTGCTCATGGTCGACAGCTGCTATGGGCCGACGCGCGGGCTCTGCGACGGGCTGCTGCGAGGCTTCGGGATCGAGACGGAGTTCTACGACCCGCTCATCGGCGGAGCGATCGCCAACCTCGTGCGACCGAACACCCGGGCGATCTTCATGGAGAGTCCGGGGAGCTTCACCTTCGAGGTCCAGGACGTTCCGGCGATCGTGGCGGCGGCCCGGGTAGCGGAGTCGGCGCGGGGAGCGCCGCTCTACACGCTCATCGACAATGCCTGGGGATCCCCCGGCCTCTTCACTCCGCTCGCGCACGGCGTCGATCTCTCGATCGTCCCACTCACCAAGTACTGGGGTGGGCACGCCGATCTGGTGCTTGGGGCCGTCATCGGAAACGAGCGCGCCTGGCCCATCGTGCGCGGCGCAGCCTACGACCTCGGGCTCTGTACCAATGCCGACGATGCGTGGCTCACGCTGCGCGGCGCCCGATCGGTGGATGTGCGGCTGCGACAGCACGCCGAGAGCGCGCTCGTGGTGGCGAAGTGGCTCGAGGCACACCGACGCGTTGGCGCCGTGCTGCATCCCGCGCTCCCCGGAGCACCGGGGCACGAACTCTGGTGTCGCGACTTCTCCGGGAGCAACGGACTGCTGTCGTTCGAGCTACTCACTCCAGCCGGCCTGCCCGGTACCCCCAAAGACGCCGGCGTGGTGGCCGAGGCGTTGTCGTCAGGCGGTGCCTTTGGCCTGGGATACTCGTGGGGCGGATTCGAGTCGCTGGTCATGCCAGGCATCCTTCCGACGGGCGGCTCGCATCAGCCGCGGCGCGTGCGCGCGTGGACCGGCGGGACGCTCATTCGACTCAGCATCGGGCTCGAGCCGGTCGAGACGCTGATCTCCGCACTCGATGGGGCGTTGGCGGGGTGACGCGTGCTGGTCGATGACCTCTCGCGGTGCACCGCGGTTCGACGGGTGAAGCGTCGCCTCTTCGCGCGGCTCCTCCCGCTCATGACCGCACTCGCGTGCGTCGACGGGGATCGACGGATCGCCGGGGATGGCAGCGTGCCGGAGTTCGTCGGCTCGGTGCGGTGCGGCGAGTGCCACTCGCAGCAGTACGTCGCGTGGCGAGGGTCGCAACACGCGGCCGCGATGCAGCACGCGACGGATTCGACGGTGCTCGGCGACTTCAACGACGCGACCTTCACCGAGGAGGGGACGACCTCGCGCTTCTTCAGGCGCGACGGGCGCTTCTTCGTGAACACGCTCGGGGGAGATGGCGTCGCGCACGACTACGAAGTGCGCTTCACCTTCGGGGTGGCGCCGCTCCAGCAGTACCTCGTGCCGTTTCCAGGTGGACGGCTGCAACCGCTTGCCCTGGCTTGGGATACGCGCCCCAGTTCATCTGGAGGACAACGGTGGTTCGCGCTCGACGCCGTCGCGCCGCT
Proteins encoded in this window:
- a CDS encoding PTS sugar transporter subunit IIA, producing the protein MELREFFSEDAIKLDLEGNTKDEILKELIGLLRLDDKSEAMLFKMLKRRENLGSTGIGRSIAIPHCRSLVVNKLRVAFGRKSSGLDFKAIDEKPVKFFFLIVAPPLEVSNQYLPVLGKIAQFSKEADVPDRLLAITTPAEFMALLEEKGV
- the dusB gene encoding tRNA dihydrouridine synthase DusB, whose amino-acid sequence is MVFPYPVAHDVPLILAPMAGVSESPFRRLCRLHGADVVVTEFLSAEGIRRENRATISKLRFGADERTIGVQIFGADPDAMREAAALVTDVFQPEYIDINFGCPVKKVVRRNGGSGCLRDLDLVQSVIRAVISGTKLPVTVKIRSGWNEEMRDPVKIALACQAAGATVIALHPRTRTQMYTGHAHWDEIARVKEAVEVPVIGNGDIKTPFDALRMRQETGCDGVMIARGSFGQPWIFHQARALLEGREMPATPGVEERFAIALSHAKMVQSYEVDPQGAAIEFRKHLGWYVKGLPSSADLRKRLHAVNSFDEVEGIFEEYLRDRDARIAARDGSDGSEGSEEGDILPDDPSLQAAEA
- the larB gene encoding nickel pincer cofactor biosynthesis protein LarB yields the protein MTPSAALERLALAPYETLPFATIDHHRALRQGFPEVVFGSGKTTAQIVAIAERLAATGDGFLVTRADDEARAALAARFPEAITHASARTVRLPGEVLPPAGVGTILIVTAGTSDLPVADEAAETALAMGNTVARLTDVGVAGIHRLLARGEELREARVVIVVAGMDGALPSVIGGLVKGPVIAVPTSVGYGVAFNGVAPLLTALNSCAAGVTVVNIDNGFGAAVAASRITHG
- the metC gene encoding cystathionine beta-lyase; this translates as MNAGRFRIPNPALHRTSTVLFDSLAHLHEVQRTEAGGGAASQYATFGTPTTAALATLVAEREQGVGTVFAPSGLGAVSLGLLAVLRSGDHLLMVDSCYGPTRGLCDGLLRGFGIETEFYDPLIGGAIANLVRPNTRAIFMESPGSFTFEVQDVPAIVAAARVAESARGAPLYTLIDNAWGSPGLFTPLAHGVDLSIVPLTKYWGGHADLVLGAVIGNERAWPIVRGAAYDLGLCTNADDAWLTLRGARSVDVRLRQHAESALVVAKWLEAHRRVGAVLHPALPGAPGHELWCRDFSGSNGLLSFELLTPAGLPGTPKDAGVVAEALSSGGAFGLGYSWGGFESLVMPGILPTGGSHQPRRVRAWTGGTLIRLSIGLEPVETLISALDGALAG